Proteins encoded in a region of the Nocardia asteroides genome:
- a CDS encoding OsmC family protein: MAEQTATPATATAAPITPEPTTLWVERTGTRAYTGRSSRGAEVLIGSQGVPGVFTPGELLKIALAACSGLSADFPLSRRLGDNFDATIRVSGDADRENEVYPHLEEVFELDLSDLDNEARERLLVTVQRAIDKVCTVGRTLKAGSRVSLSFDVEA, from the coding sequence ATGGCTGAACAGACCGCTACACCCGCCACCGCCACCGCGGCGCCGATCACGCCGGAGCCGACCACGCTGTGGGTCGAGCGCACCGGCACCAGGGCTTACACCGGCCGCAGCTCCCGCGGCGCCGAGGTCTTGATCGGTTCGCAGGGCGTGCCCGGTGTGTTCACACCCGGCGAGCTGCTGAAGATCGCGCTGGCCGCCTGCTCGGGCCTGAGCGCGGACTTCCCGCTGTCGCGCAGGCTCGGCGACAACTTCGACGCGACGATCCGGGTCTCCGGCGACGCCGACCGGGAGAACGAGGTCTACCCGCACCTGGAGGAGGTGTTCGAGCTCGATCTCAGCGACCTCGACAACGAGGCCAGGGAACGGTTGCTGGTCACCGTGCAGCGTGCGATCGACAAGGTCTGCACGGTGGGACGGACGCTGAAGGCGGGATCGAGGGTGTCACTGTCGTTCGACGTCGAGGCCTGA
- a CDS encoding MBL fold metallo-hydrolase, whose protein sequence is MSARVDRVVTSGAFCLDGGTWAVDNNIWLVGDDEEVVVIDAAHDADPIVAAVAGRVVRAIVCTHGHNDHVTVAPELAERLDAPILLHPDDEPLWRMTHPEAGYRPLADGEQIPVANTSMRVLHTPGHSPGSVSLHLPAATAVFTGDTLFAGGPGATGRSFSDFGTIIESIRERLLTLPEDTAVHTGHGDSTTIGTEKPFLAEWIARGH, encoded by the coding sequence GTGAGCGCCCGCGTCGACCGCGTCGTCACCTCCGGCGCTTTCTGTCTGGACGGCGGCACCTGGGCAGTGGACAACAACATCTGGCTGGTCGGTGACGACGAGGAGGTGGTCGTCATCGATGCGGCGCACGACGCCGACCCGATCGTCGCGGCGGTCGCGGGCCGCGTCGTCCGCGCGATCGTGTGCACCCACGGGCACAACGATCACGTGACGGTCGCTCCCGAACTCGCCGAGCGCTTGGACGCGCCGATCTTGCTGCATCCCGACGACGAACCGCTGTGGCGCATGACCCACCCGGAGGCCGGCTACCGTCCCCTCGCGGACGGCGAGCAAATCCCGGTGGCGAACACCTCGATGCGGGTCCTGCACACCCCTGGCCACTCACCTGGATCGGTCTCGCTGCATCTACCCGCCGCGACGGCGGTGTTCACGGGAGACACGCTGTTCGCCGGTGGGCCCGGCGCGACCGGTCGCTCGTTCTCCGATTTCGGCACGATCATCGAGTCGATCCGCGAACGCCTGCTGACGCTCCCGGAGGACACCGCGGTGCACACCGGACACGGCGACTCCACCACCATCGGCACGGAGAAGCCGTTCCTCGCCGAATGGATCGCCCGCGGCCACTGA
- a CDS encoding S-(hydroxymethyl)mycothiol dehydrogenase: protein MSEIVRGVVARSKGAPVEIVDVVIPDPGPHDVVVRVRACGVCHTDLHYREGGITDSFPFLLGHEAAGVVETVGAAVTHVAEGDYVILNWRAVCGECRACKRGRPWYCFDSRNASEKMTLADGTELTPALGIGAFVDKTLVHEGQCTKVDPEADPAVAGLLGCGVMAGLGSALHTGNVSIGDTVAVIGCGGVGDAAIAGAQLAGAATIIAVDRDSRKLHWAKDFGATHTIDASSEDVVEKIQEFTDGWGADVVIDAVGRPETWKQAFYGRDLAGTVVLVGVPTPEMTLEMPLLDLFSRGGALKSSWYGDCLPERDFPTLIDLHRQGRLPLDRFVTERIGLDEVEQAFAKMHAGEVLRSVVVR, encoded by the coding sequence GTGTCCGAAATCGTCCGCGGGGTCGTGGCCCGCAGCAAAGGCGCACCGGTCGAGATCGTCGACGTGGTGATCCCGGATCCAGGCCCGCACGACGTGGTGGTCCGGGTGCGGGCGTGCGGCGTCTGCCACACCGACCTGCACTACCGCGAGGGCGGTATCACCGACAGCTTCCCGTTCCTGCTCGGCCACGAGGCCGCCGGTGTGGTGGAGACCGTCGGCGCCGCGGTCACCCATGTGGCGGAGGGCGACTACGTCATCCTCAACTGGCGCGCGGTCTGCGGCGAGTGCCGGGCGTGCAAGCGAGGCCGCCCCTGGTACTGCTTCGACAGTCGCAACGCGAGCGAGAAGATGACGCTTGCCGACGGGACCGAGCTCACCCCCGCGCTGGGCATCGGGGCATTCGTCGACAAGACGCTGGTGCACGAGGGCCAGTGCACGAAGGTGGATCCGGAGGCCGACCCCGCGGTGGCGGGCCTGCTCGGCTGCGGGGTGATGGCAGGCCTCGGCTCGGCGCTGCACACGGGCAACGTCTCGATCGGCGACACCGTCGCGGTCATCGGTTGCGGCGGCGTCGGGGATGCCGCGATCGCCGGAGCCCAGCTGGCTGGGGCGGCGACCATCATCGCGGTGGACCGGGACTCCCGGAAACTGCACTGGGCCAAGGACTTCGGCGCCACCCACACCATCGATGCGTCCAGCGAGGACGTGGTGGAGAAGATCCAGGAATTCACCGACGGCTGGGGCGCCGACGTGGTGATCGACGCGGTCGGCAGGCCGGAGACCTGGAAGCAGGCGTTCTACGGCCGTGATCTGGCGGGCACGGTGGTCCTCGTCGGCGTGCCGACCCCGGAGATGACCCTCGAGATGCCGCTGCTCGACCTGTTCTCCCGTGGCGGCGCGTTGAAATCCTCCTGGTACGGCGACTGTTTGCCGGAACGCGACTTCCCCACCCTGATCGACCTCCACCGCCAGGGCAGGTTGCCGCTGGACCGGTTCGTCACCGAACGCATCGGACTCGATGAGGTGGAGCAGGCATTCGCCAAGATGCACGCCGGCGAGGTACTGCGGTCGGTGGTGGTCCGGTGA
- a CDS encoding DUF1707 domain-containing protein: protein MDISTGIRASNAERDAVVRLLGRHMADGRIDLPEYDQRVAQVYATTDRDDLRSVLSDLPELGKDAAAPASAPPRIPIWQRIEGGTWLAVSVLVLVIWGAISLGVGAFTYFWPMWVIGPWGAVLAFRMVAGFENGRFGQRAS from the coding sequence ATGGACATCTCCACCGGCATCCGCGCCTCGAACGCCGAACGCGACGCCGTGGTACGCCTGCTCGGCAGGCACATGGCGGACGGCCGCATCGATCTGCCCGAGTACGACCAGCGCGTCGCGCAGGTGTATGCCACTACCGACCGTGACGATCTGCGCTCGGTGCTGTCCGATCTGCCCGAGCTCGGCAAGGATGCCGCCGCACCGGCGTCCGCGCCCCCGCGTATCCCGATCTGGCAGCGCATCGAGGGCGGCACCTGGCTCGCCGTGAGCGTGCTCGTGCTCGTCATCTGGGGCGCGATCTCGCTGGGAGTCGGCGCTTTCACCTACTTCTGGCCGATGTGGGTGATCGGTCCTTGGGGCGCCGTCCTCGCGTTCCGTATGGTGGCAGGCTTCGAGAACGGCCGCTTCGGGCAACGCGCGAGCTGA
- the smc gene encoding chromosome segregation protein SMC codes for MHLKSLTLKGFKSFASATTLRLEPGITCVVGPNGSGKSNVVDALTWVMGEQGAKALRGGKMQDVIFAGTAGRAPLGRAEVTLTIDNSDGALPIDYAEVSITRRMFRDGAGEYEINGNSCRLMDVQELLSDSGIGREMHVIVGQGQLSAILESRPEDRRAFVEEAAGVLKHRKRKEKAVRKLEAMQANLARLTDLTTELRRQLKPLGRQAEVARRAQTVQADLRDARLRLAADDLVTRREELAGQQSKEAYAREQQITVQSELDAANAALAQQEFQLSRLTPSAEAAAQIWFQLSALAERVNATIRIAGDRARHLDAAAPVGTGRDPEQLEAEADRVEAEEAELREAVEMAAEVLEAARDQLAEREHAAKAAEQAHLAAVRAIADRREGVARLSGKVDTLRARAQSMDTEIARLSVAIADARHRGETAQAEFDTVQAELAELDAGEEGLDAQHEHAVQALELADQRVTELREQDRDASKRVASLGARIEALGMNLARRDGVAWLVEHREQGLLGPLSALLRVHGGYEAAVAAALGPLADAVAADTGESAHAAIQALKEADGGRAAVVFGAESADRAQLGALPDGVRWLIDVVECPGTVQGAIAALTAGIAVADDLPAARALVAARPDLRVVTRDGDLAGNGWLLGGSDRAPSQLEIQADIDAAEAELVAAQRRAEELEAALSGALEEQADRKDAVDQALLALHESDQALVAIYERLGRLGQTARTAQTESERLLRQRDEAEAGREEALASLAELEDRLRHAELEQSEVDADGAGAAGTESAGRAREEAAAALAEARAMEVEARLAVRTAEERAESVRGKADSLRRAARAERETRARAERAQAARKQAAELAAAVAESGAKIAAELEQVVAEAGARRDELVRRRTECAAQVEQIKERVRALTAQLSQLTDAVHRDEVAKAQAALRIEQLEATIAEQFGIALNDLIAEYGPDVPLPPSALELQEYEQARERGEQVSAPAPMPYDRQTQERRAKRAEKDLATLGKVNPLALEEFAALEERYNFLATQLEDVKSARKDLLDVVAEVDARILEVFTEAYADVEREFVQVFAKLFPGGEGRLLLTDPSDMLTTGIEVEARPPGKKVKRLSLLSGGEKSLTAVALLVAIFRARPSPFYVMDEVEAALDDTNLRRLIGLFEQLREKSQLIVITHQKPTMEIADALYGVSMRGDGITQVISQRLRGENLAPVGAVG; via the coding sequence TTGCACCTGAAGAGCCTGACGTTGAAGGGGTTCAAATCCTTCGCGTCCGCGACGACGCTGCGGTTGGAGCCGGGCATCACGTGCGTTGTCGGTCCGAACGGATCGGGCAAATCGAACGTCGTCGACGCGCTCACCTGGGTCATGGGCGAGCAGGGTGCGAAGGCGCTGCGAGGCGGCAAGATGCAGGATGTGATCTTCGCGGGCACCGCCGGGCGCGCACCGCTCGGCCGCGCCGAGGTCACGCTCACCATCGACAATTCCGACGGTGCCCTGCCGATCGACTACGCCGAGGTGTCCATCACCCGGCGCATGTTCCGCGACGGCGCGGGCGAATACGAGATCAACGGCAACTCCTGCCGCCTGATGGACGTGCAGGAACTGCTCAGCGACTCCGGCATCGGACGCGAGATGCACGTCATCGTGGGGCAGGGTCAGCTCTCGGCCATCCTGGAGTCGCGCCCGGAGGACCGCCGCGCCTTCGTCGAAGAGGCCGCCGGTGTGCTCAAGCACCGCAAACGCAAGGAAAAGGCGGTACGCAAGCTCGAGGCCATGCAAGCCAACCTGGCTCGTCTGACCGACCTCACCACCGAACTGCGCAGGCAGCTCAAACCGCTGGGCAGGCAGGCCGAGGTGGCGCGCAGGGCGCAGACGGTGCAGGCCGACCTGCGCGACGCCCGGCTGCGCCTGGCCGCCGACGACCTGGTCACGCGCCGCGAGGAGCTGGCCGGTCAGCAGAGCAAAGAGGCTTACGCGCGCGAGCAGCAGATCACGGTGCAATCCGAGCTGGACGCGGCCAACGCGGCGCTGGCACAGCAGGAATTCCAGCTGTCCCGGCTGACGCCGAGCGCCGAGGCCGCCGCCCAGATCTGGTTCCAGCTCTCCGCGCTGGCCGAGCGCGTCAACGCGACGATCCGCATCGCGGGTGACCGGGCGCGGCACCTGGACGCCGCGGCTCCGGTCGGCACCGGCCGCGACCCCGAGCAGTTGGAGGCCGAGGCCGACCGCGTCGAAGCCGAGGAAGCCGAACTGCGCGAGGCGGTCGAGATGGCCGCCGAGGTCTTGGAAGCGGCACGGGATCAGCTCGCCGAACGCGAGCACGCCGCCAAGGCCGCCGAACAGGCGCATCTGGCGGCCGTGCGGGCGATCGCCGACCGGCGCGAGGGTGTGGCCCGGCTGTCCGGCAAGGTGGACACCTTGCGGGCCAGGGCGCAATCGATGGACACCGAGATCGCACGACTCTCGGTCGCCATCGCCGACGCCCGCCACCGCGGCGAGACCGCCCAGGCGGAATTCGACACGGTGCAGGCCGAACTCGCGGAACTCGATGCGGGGGAGGAGGGCTTGGACGCCCAGCACGAGCATGCGGTGCAGGCACTGGAACTGGCCGATCAGCGTGTCACCGAATTGCGCGAACAGGACCGTGACGCGAGCAAGCGGGTCGCGTCGCTGGGCGCGCGTATCGAGGCGCTCGGGATGAACCTGGCACGCCGGGACGGTGTGGCCTGGCTGGTGGAGCATCGCGAGCAGGGGTTGCTCGGTCCGCTCTCGGCCCTGCTCCGCGTGCACGGTGGCTATGAGGCGGCGGTGGCCGCCGCGCTCGGCCCACTGGCCGACGCCGTCGCCGCCGACACCGGCGAGTCCGCGCACGCCGCGATCCAGGCGCTCAAGGAGGCCGACGGCGGCCGCGCCGCCGTCGTCTTCGGCGCCGAGAGCGCCGATCGGGCACAGCTGGGCGCGTTGCCCGACGGCGTCCGCTGGCTGATCGACGTGGTGGAGTGCCCCGGCACCGTGCAGGGAGCGATCGCGGCGCTGACCGCGGGCATCGCCGTGGCCGACGACCTGCCCGCCGCCCGCGCGCTGGTCGCGGCGCGACCCGACCTGCGCGTGGTGACTCGCGACGGTGACCTCGCCGGAAACGGCTGGCTGCTGGGCGGTTCGGATCGCGCGCCCAGCCAATTGGAGATCCAGGCCGACATCGATGCCGCCGAGGCCGAGTTGGTGGCGGCGCAGCGGCGCGCCGAGGAACTCGAGGCCGCGCTGTCCGGCGCGCTCGAGGAGCAGGCCGACCGCAAGGACGCCGTCGACCAGGCGCTGCTCGCCCTGCACGAATCCGACCAGGCGCTGGTGGCGATCTACGAGCGGCTAGGCCGTCTCGGCCAGACCGCCCGCACCGCGCAGACCGAAAGCGAGCGGCTGCTGCGCCAGCGCGACGAGGCCGAGGCCGGCCGCGAGGAGGCGCTCGCGTCGCTGGCCGAACTGGAGGATCGCCTGCGGCACGCGGAACTCGAACAGTCCGAGGTCGACGCCGACGGCGCGGGCGCGGCCGGCACCGAATCCGCCGGTCGCGCACGGGAAGAGGCAGCGGCCGCCCTGGCCGAGGCGCGCGCGATGGAGGTCGAAGCCCGGCTGGCCGTGCGCACCGCCGAGGAACGAGCGGAATCGGTTCGGGGCAAAGCGGATTCGCTGCGGCGCGCCGCACGTGCCGAGCGGGAGACCCGCGCCCGCGCCGAACGCGCCCAGGCCGCGCGTAAGCAGGCCGCCGAGCTGGCCGCCGCCGTCGCCGAGTCCGGTGCGAAGATCGCCGCAGAGCTCGAGCAGGTGGTCGCCGAGGCGGGCGCTCGCCGCGACGAGCTGGTGCGCAGGCGCACGGAGTGCGCCGCGCAAGTCGAGCAGATCAAGGAGCGGGTGCGGGCTCTCACCGCGCAGCTGTCCCAGCTCACCGACGCGGTGCACCGGGACGAGGTGGCCAAGGCGCAGGCCGCGCTGCGCATCGAGCAACTGGAGGCGACCATCGCCGAGCAGTTCGGCATCGCGCTGAACGATCTGATCGCCGAGTACGGCCCGGATGTGCCGTTGCCGCCCTCGGCGCTGGAACTACAGGAGTACGAGCAGGCCAGGGAACGTGGCGAGCAGGTCAGCGCGCCGGCCCCGATGCCTTACGACCGGCAGACCCAGGAGCGTCGCGCCAAGCGGGCGGAGAAGGACCTGGCCACTTTGGGCAAGGTGAATCCCCTCGCGCTGGAGGAGTTCGCGGCGCTGGAGGAACGCTACAACTTCCTGGCCACCCAGCTCGAGGACGTCAAGAGCGCGCGCAAGGATCTCCTCGACGTCGTCGCCGAGGTCGACGCCCGCATCCTGGAGGTGTTCACCGAGGCCTACGCCGACGTCGAGCGCGAGTTCGTCCAGGTATTCGCGAAACTGTTCCCCGGCGGCGAGGGCAGGTTGCTGCTCACCGATCCCTCGGACATGCTCACCACCGGCATCGAGGTGGAGGCCCGTCCGCCGGGCAAGAAGGTCAAGCGGTTGTCGCTGCTGTCCGGCGGGGAGAAGTCGCTGACCGCGGTGGCGTTGCTGGTTGCCATCTTCCGCGCCAGGCCCTCGCCGTTCTACGTGATGGACGAGGTGGAAGCCGCGCTGGACGACACCAATCTGCGCCGCCTGATCGGCTTGTTCGAACAGCTGCGGGAGAAGAGCCAGCTGATCGTCATCACCCACCAGAAGCCGACGATGGAGATCGCCGACGCGCTCTACGGCGTCAGCATGCGCGGGGACGGCATCACCCAGGTGATCTCCCAGCGGCTGCGCGGGGAGAATCTGGCCCCGGTCGGCGCGGTGGGCTGA
- a CDS encoding NmrA family NAD(P)-binding protein, which yields MSPQHNLILVTGATGKQGGVTARRLLADGTAVRALVRDAHAPAAQELAAAGAELVVGDFDSPETFPAALDGATGLFLVPPAAYSPQGWDVEVEAARGESLVAAARNAGVRQIVFTGIASMNDDVSWGASGKKRIEDAVIASGARYTLLRPVRFMENYLLRTSPVDGIHDGVHRHLFPAEGPMKVIALADIGDIAGLVFADPDRFHGRVLELAGDALTPPAAAAAISAATGHPVRYQEIGEADADALGVQIGNTWRLLRRTGGWRADVDEIREIHPGLRTFDTWLAETGAAQIKAVLESEKAGIAE from the coding sequence ATGTCCCCCCAGCACAACCTGATCCTGGTCACCGGAGCCACCGGCAAGCAGGGCGGCGTGACCGCCCGCAGGCTGTTGGCGGACGGCACGGCGGTGCGCGCGCTGGTCCGCGACGCGCATGCGCCCGCCGCACAGGAGTTGGCCGCGGCGGGCGCCGAACTCGTCGTCGGCGACTTCGACTCGCCCGAGACGTTCCCCGCGGCGCTGGACGGTGCCACCGGATTGTTCCTGGTGCCGCCCGCCGCGTACAGCCCGCAGGGCTGGGATGTCGAAGTGGAAGCCGCGCGCGGAGAGTCGCTGGTCGCCGCGGCGCGCAACGCCGGTGTCCGGCAGATCGTGTTCACCGGCATCGCCTCGATGAACGACGACGTCTCCTGGGGCGCCAGCGGCAAGAAGCGCATCGAAGACGCCGTCATCGCCAGCGGCGCCCGCTACACCCTGCTGCGCCCGGTGCGCTTCATGGAGAACTACCTGCTGCGCACGTCACCGGTCGACGGCATCCACGATGGCGTCCACCGGCACCTCTTCCCGGCCGAAGGACCGATGAAGGTCATCGCCCTGGCCGATATCGGCGACATCGCCGGTCTCGTCTTCGCCGATCCGGACCGATTCCACGGTCGCGTCCTCGAACTCGCGGGCGACGCGCTCACCCCGCCCGCGGCCGCCGCGGCGATCAGCGCGGCCACCGGCCATCCGGTCCGCTATCAGGAGATCGGCGAAGCAGACGCGGACGCGCTCGGCGTGCAGATCGGCAACACCTGGCGACTGCTGCGCCGGACCGGCGGCTGGCGGGCCGACGTCGACGAGATCCGCGAGATCCATCCCGGCTTGCGGACTTTCGACACCTGGCTGGCCGAAACCGGTGCGGCGCAGATCAAAGCCGTACTGGAAAGCGAAAAGGCTGGTATCGCGGAGTGA
- a CDS encoding TetR/AcrR family transcriptional regulator, which produces MTTSLAPAGTSRADARRNRALVLAAAQRAFAEQGASVSLAEVARRAGVGAGTVYRHFPTKADLLEAVMQQRIDRLAKLAADHLGAPDPGAAFFDFCTAVIATTPGNQALCDMVQSDDGWPRALLHSAGVRFHRSLEALLAAAKQAGAVRADIELDDVLAIFTGCVAIQQLRKTRGSVDRTAAIVLDALRARPDQPGVTKPEVRPENRNESLDRNETGSGRCPMCHGEVPRAGTGRRARYCSAACRQKAHRRRVASAR; this is translated from the coding sequence ATGACCACATCGCTCGCCCCTGCCGGGACGTCGCGAGCCGATGCCCGGCGCAATCGCGCGCTCGTGCTGGCAGCCGCGCAGCGCGCCTTCGCCGAGCAGGGCGCCTCGGTCTCGCTCGCGGAGGTGGCCCGCCGGGCGGGCGTCGGCGCGGGCACCGTCTACCGGCACTTCCCGACGAAGGCCGACCTGCTCGAAGCCGTTATGCAGCAACGCATCGATCGGTTGGCGAAACTGGCCGCCGACCATCTCGGCGCACCGGACCCGGGTGCGGCCTTCTTCGATTTCTGCACTGCGGTGATCGCCACGACGCCCGGTAACCAGGCGCTTTGTGACATGGTCCAGTCCGACGACGGCTGGCCGCGCGCACTCCTGCACAGCGCGGGCGTGCGTTTCCACCGTTCGCTGGAAGCCCTGCTCGCCGCGGCCAAGCAGGCGGGTGCGGTCCGAGCCGACATCGAGCTCGACGACGTGCTGGCGATCTTCACCGGATGCGTCGCGATCCAACAGCTCCGCAAGACGCGGGGGAGTGTGGACCGCACCGCGGCGATCGTGCTCGACGCGCTGCGCGCTCGGCCGGATCAGCCGGGCGTGACGAAACCGGAGGTCCGGCCCGAGAACCGTAACGAATCATTGGACCGTAACGAAACTGGAAGCGGGCGCTGTCCGATGTGTCACGGGGAGGTGCCCCGGGCCGGGACGGGTCGGCGGGCCAGGTACTGCTCCGCGGCCTGTCGTCAGAAGGCTCATCGTCGGCGTGTCGCGTCGGCTCGCTAG
- a CDS encoding DUF2237 domain-containing protein, giving the protein MTDRNVLGGPLEECGTDPLTGFYRDGCCSTGPEDLGSHTVCTVVTAEFLEHQASIGNDLSTPRPENNFPGLQPGDRWCVVAVRWLHAHEDGVAAPVVLAATHENALEVISMDILRKYAVDVPDDVSDLL; this is encoded by the coding sequence GTGACCGATCGAAACGTGCTTGGGGGGCCGCTGGAAGAGTGCGGCACCGATCCTCTCACCGGCTTCTACCGGGACGGCTGCTGCAGTACCGGGCCGGAGGATCTGGGCAGCCACACCGTGTGCACCGTCGTCACGGCAGAGTTCCTGGAGCATCAAGCCTCCATCGGCAACGACCTGAGCACGCCGCGACCGGAGAACAACTTCCCCGGCCTGCAGCCGGGCGACCGGTGGTGCGTGGTGGCCGTACGGTGGCTGCACGCACACGAGGACGGCGTCGCCGCGCCCGTTGTGCTGGCGGCCACGCACGAGAACGCCCTGGAAGTGATCTCGATGGACATCCTGCGCAAGTACGCCGTCGACGTGCCCGACGACGTCAGCGACCTGCTGTGA
- the ftsY gene encoding signal recognition particle-docking protein FtsY, giving the protein MSPEVWILIAAVAALLLVVLVAGFVRYKRGRVSLTPPTPDKEVTDRSGGYTASGGFNFSRGGTATEPQPVERTDTEGQPHVGDDAAIPRDAPKRGITNVPLPEADVAETPAASGGAEPATAPGADASTAETVPPTADEVQSPEGSVADTAPATADAEPATAETAATDAVGAAPDVVAPDTPAGVEAPAALEEIEPTAGRLVRLRGRLSRSQNAVGKSLLGLLGGGDLDDDSWEEVEDTLVLADLGTASTTAVVSRLRAEMAARSVRSTDEARAVLRDVLIEQLRPELDRSVRALPHPDHPSILLVVGVNGTGKTTTTGKLARVLVADGRRVLLGAADTFRAAAADQLQTWGERVGADTVRGREGADPAAVAFDAVAAGVERGVDVVLIDTAGRLHTKTGLMDELGKVKRVVEKKAAVDEVLLVLDATVGQNGLTQARVFAEVVDITGVVLTKLDGTAKGGIVFQVQHELGVPVKLVGLGEGADDLAPFEPAAFVDALLG; this is encoded by the coding sequence GTGAGTCCCGAAGTCTGGATCCTGATCGCCGCGGTCGCCGCGCTGCTGCTCGTCGTGCTCGTCGCCGGTTTCGTCCGGTACAAGCGCGGCCGCGTGTCGCTGACTCCGCCCACGCCGGACAAGGAGGTGACCGACCGTTCCGGTGGGTACACCGCCTCCGGCGGATTCAACTTCAGCCGGGGCGGGACGGCGACCGAACCACAACCGGTCGAGCGCACCGATACCGAAGGACAGCCGCACGTCGGCGACGACGCCGCGATCCCGCGCGACGCGCCCAAGCGCGGTATCACCAACGTCCCGTTGCCGGAGGCCGACGTCGCCGAGACGCCCGCCGCGTCGGGTGGCGCCGAACCCGCCACCGCACCCGGGGCGGACGCGTCGACGGCCGAGACAGTGCCGCCGACGGCCGATGAGGTCCAGTCGCCGGAGGGCTCGGTAGCCGACACCGCACCGGCCACGGCCGACGCCGAGCCCGCCACCGCCGAAACCGCTGCTACCGACGCGGTCGGCGCCGCTCCCGACGTGGTCGCTCCCGACACGCCCGCGGGCGTCGAGGCTCCCGCCGCGCTGGAGGAGATCGAGCCCACCGCCGGTCGCCTGGTCCGCCTGCGGGGGCGGTTGTCCCGGTCGCAGAACGCTGTCGGCAAGAGCCTGCTCGGCCTGCTCGGCGGCGGCGACCTCGATGACGACTCGTGGGAAGAGGTCGAGGACACCCTCGTTCTGGCCGACCTCGGCACCGCGAGCACCACGGCCGTCGTCTCCCGGCTGCGCGCCGAGATGGCGGCGCGCAGCGTGCGCAGCACCGATGAGGCGCGCGCCGTCCTGCGCGACGTGCTGATCGAGCAGTTGCGACCGGAACTGGACCGTTCGGTGCGCGCGCTGCCGCATCCGGATCACCCGTCGATCCTGCTGGTGGTCGGCGTGAACGGCACCGGCAAGACGACCACCACCGGCAAGCTCGCGCGCGTGCTCGTCGCCGACGGCCGCCGCGTGCTGCTGGGCGCGGCCGACACCTTCCGCGCCGCGGCCGCCGATCAGCTGCAGACCTGGGGCGAGCGGGTCGGCGCCGACACCGTCCGCGGCCGCGAGGGCGCCGACCCGGCCGCGGTCGCGTTCGACGCGGTGGCCGCGGGTGTCGAGCGCGGCGTCGACGTGGTGCTCATCGACACGGCGGGCCGGCTGCACACCAAGACGGGTCTGATGGACGAGCTGGGCAAGGTCAAGCGCGTCGTGGAGAAGAAGGCCGCCGTCGACGAGGTCCTGCTGGTGCTGGACGCGACCGTCGGGCAGAACGGACTGACCCAGGCCAGAGTGTTCGCCGAAGTGGTCGACATCACAGGCGTCGTGCTGACCAAGCTGGACGGGACCGCCAAGGGCGGCATCGTCTTCCAGGTCCAGCACGAACTGGGTGTTCCGGTGAAGCTGGTCGGGCTCGGTGAGGGCGCCGACGATCTGGCCCCGTTCGAGCCTGCCGCGTTCGTGGACGCGCTGCTGGGCTGA
- a CDS encoding P-II family nitrogen regulator produces MKLITAIVKPFTLEDVKSGLEQAGVLGMTVSEVQGYGRQKGHTEVYRGAEYSVDFVPKVRVEVVVDDASVDKVVEVIVEASRTGKIGDGKVWVTPVESIIRVRTGERGTDAL; encoded by the coding sequence ATGAAACTGATCACCGCAATCGTCAAACCGTTCACGCTCGAGGACGTGAAGTCCGGGCTCGAGCAGGCGGGTGTGTTGGGCATGACCGTCAGCGAGGTCCAAGGGTACGGCAGGCAGAAGGGGCACACCGAGGTGTACCGCGGCGCCGAGTACTCCGTCGATTTCGTGCCGAAGGTCCGCGTCGAGGTCGTCGTGGACGACGCGTCCGTCGACAAGGTCGTGGAGGTGATCGTGGAGGCTTCCCGCACCGGCAAGATCGGCGACGGCAAGGTCTGGGTGACTCCGGTGGAGTCGATCATCCGGGTGCGGACCGGCGAACGCGGCACCGACGCGCTGTAG